A portion of the Chaetodon trifascialis isolate fChaTrf1 chromosome 7, fChaTrf1.hap1, whole genome shotgun sequence genome contains these proteins:
- the LOC139334340 gene encoding ly6/PLAUR domain-containing protein 2-like, with the protein MLLWLGLLFLLISPVLSLECYVCSSSATNEECNTNTQECQAPLDTCMTTIDILGSTTAIVKQCASAATCSGAASSASVDSNGNGNIVNCCNSFNLCNFSGAKSVHTHTALLLSTAGVLLLLSH; encoded by the exons ATGCTGCTCTGGCTcgggctcctcttcctcctcatctctccag TGCTGTCGTTGGAGTGCTACGTGTGCAGCTCTTCTGCCACCAATGAAGAATGCAACACGAACACTCAGGAGTGCCAAGCGCCGCTGGACACCTGCATGACCACCATCGACATTTTAg GCTCTACGACAGCCATCGTGAAGCAGTGCGCCAGCGCGGCCACATGCAGTGGAGCTGCCTCGTCCGCCTCCGTCGACTCAAATGGAAACGGAAACATAGTCAACTGCTGCAACAGCTTCAACTTGTGTAACTTCAGCGGAGCCaagtccgttcacacacacacggcactgCTGCTGTCCACGGCTGGTGTGTTATTACTGCTGTCACACTGA